The following proteins come from a genomic window of Macrobrachium rosenbergii isolate ZJJX-2024 chromosome 39, ASM4041242v1, whole genome shotgun sequence:
- the LOC136825742 gene encoding zinc finger BED domain-containing protein 5-like, whose amino-acid sequence MHSAPVTMMAATNPKRKCRRYSAEYLKLGFVPSFTNETSPMCLLCEKVFSNDAMKPSKMKDHLARVHPDKIGKDVDFFTALKDKLEIRTGVVSFIKPPAPPDNERGLRASYNISLIIAKSGKPHSTAEEIIVPSVKEVIDTVMNNDSSSVLKCLSLSSNAVRQCINEMAADVEKSLISELQNSRFSIQLDESTFRGENILTAYVRYFSQLQKCIIDEFLFTKYLEADAKGETIFRCLEEHLKKHNIPLSNITAVSIDGTLPMSSFHRGLTTIFKERFPDVRTIHLVLHRQHLVATELSEELHDTLEVCIKAINKIKGNPFNSILLSMLCERNDETMNHLLLHTDTRWLSRGNILQRLVELYDLTVNFLTSTDPNLCHQLQKCKNHLYYLADLFSHLNDVQMRLQGRDVTIIQARTILLGFQIKLGLFKSSLARRDFQYYPNLQELEKGDETLSDDNLTIYMTHLEKLYEDFNNRFGDLEKIEIPDWIVAPFDIPNGNAFDYDLQEEVIHMFVDLEAKSLFRNNSTGLFWTNVNIVNKYPKLSGKVLPFLLSFPSSYITDAGFIHLSTLMSRERNKVNLEKCGELRLRLTNLTPNINAILKHQANPSH is encoded by the coding sequence ATGCACAGCGCCCCAGTGACCATGATGGCTGCAACAAACCCTAAGAGGAAGTGTCGACGATATTCAGCAGAATATCTGAAACTCGGCTTTGTGCCTTCATTTACAAACGAAACGTCCCCTATGTGTCTTTTATGCGAAAAGGTTTTTAGCAACGACGCTATGAAGCCATCAAAGATGAAAGATCACCTAGCCAGGGTTCACCCAGACAAGATAGGCAAAGATGTCGATTTCTTTACGGCACTGAAAGACAAACTGGAAATTCGAACAGGAGTCGTCTCATTCATTAAACCACCTGCTCCACCTGATAATGAAAGAGGACTCAGAGCATCATACAACATATCACTCATTATAGCAAAGAGTGGAAAACCACATTCCACTGCAGAGGAGATCATAGTACCTTCAGTTAAAGAAGTAATTGACACTGTTATGAATAATGACTCTAGCAGTGTTCTGAAATGCTTGTCTTTGAGTTCTAATGCAGTACGACAATGCATCAATGAAATGGCTGCGGATGTTGAAAAAAGCTTGATTTCTGAGCTTCAGAATAGTAGATTTTCCATCCAACTCGATGAATCAACATTCAGAGGTGAGAATATTCTAACGGCTTATGTGAGATATTTCAGTCAATTACAAAAATGCATCATCGATGAgtttttgttcacaaaatatCTTGAAGCTGATGCAAAAGGGGAGACCATTTTTCGATGCTTGGAAGAGCATTTGAAAAAACACAACATACCACTAAGTAATATTACTGCAGTTTCAATTGATGGCACACTACCTATGTCAAGTTTTCACAGAGGACTCACTACCATCTTTAAGGAAAGGTTTCCTGATGTGCGTACTATCCACCTTGTGTTACACAGACAACATCTTGTGGCAACAGAACTCAGTGAAGAACTGCATGACACTTTAGAAGTGTGCATTAAGgcgataaataaaattaaaggtaaTCCATTCAATTCAATATTACTTTCAATGCTGTGTGAAAGAAATGATGAAACAATGAACCATCTACTTTTGCATACAGACACAAGGTGGCTATCAAGAGGCAACATCTTACAGAGACTCGTAGAATTGTATGACCTGACTGTTAATTTTCTCACAAGCACAGATCCCAACTTATGTCATCAGTTGCAAAAGTGTAAAAATCATCTGTATTATTTAGCTGACCTATTCTCACATCTGAATGATGTACAGATGCGTCTGCAGGGTAGGGATGTTACAATTATTCAAGCTCGAACTATCCTGCTAGGTTTCCAGATCAAATTAGGCCTATTTAAATCTTCTTTGGCACGGAGAGATTTCCAGTACTATCCAAATTTACAGGAACTGGAAAAAGGAGATGAAACTCTTTCTGATGACAACTTGACAATATATATGACCCACctagaaaaattatatgaagactttAACAACCGTTTTGGAGACTTAGAAAAAATTGAGATTCCTGATTGGATTGTCGCACCTTTTGACATACCAAATGGAAATGCTTTTGACTATGACTTACAAGAGGAGGTCATTCACATGTTCGTGGATCTTGAAGCTAAATCGCTCTTCAGAAATAACAGCACTGGTTTATTTTGGACTAATGTTAATATCGTCAATAAGTATCCCAAACTTTCCGGGAAAGTCTtacctttcttactttcttttcccAGTTCCTATATAACTGATGCTGGCTTTATCCATCTTAGTACACTCATgtcaagagaaagaaataaagtgaaCCTAGAAAAATGTGGAGAATTACGACTACGGCTTACCAATCTGACACCAAATATCAATGCTATTCTCAAACATCAAGCAAACCCATCCCATTAA